From a single Prosthecobacter sp. genomic region:
- a CDS encoding sigma-70 family RNA polymerase sigma factor, giving the protein MTLASMALTLPAYLMPEPERTAPISPPQAAADGVEESSDQESVRLMLRVKEGDVKAFERLVELHQSAIIGTCARMLNNIDDAHDIAQQVFIRVWRSAPRYEVTAKFTTWLFTITRNLVFNETRRRSRRKEVSMEQENEDDPPKHFADHSILGADHITQQAELEQALDKAIAALPEKQRLAVIMRRHEERPYEDICAALKMSLPAVKSLLFRARTELRKHLAAYLGEDVK; this is encoded by the coding sequence ATGACCCTCGCTAGCATGGCGCTCACACTGCCAGCCTACCTCATGCCCGAACCGGAACGGACCGCTCCCATTTCCCCGCCGCAGGCTGCCGCCGACGGCGTGGAGGAGTCTTCCGATCAGGAAAGCGTCCGGCTCATGCTTCGCGTCAAAGAGGGCGATGTGAAAGCATTCGAGCGTCTCGTCGAGCTGCATCAAAGCGCCATCATCGGCACCTGCGCACGCATGCTCAACAACATCGACGACGCGCACGACATCGCGCAGCAGGTCTTCATCCGCGTCTGGCGCAGCGCCCCGCGTTACGAGGTCACCGCCAAGTTCACCACCTGGCTCTTCACCATCACCCGCAATCTCGTCTTCAACGAAACACGTCGCCGCTCCCGCCGCAAGGAGGTCAGCATGGAGCAGGAAAACGAGGACGATCCGCCGAAGCACTTCGCCGATCACAGCATCCTGGGTGCCGATCACATCACGCAGCAGGCCGAGCTTGAGCAAGCGCTCGACAAAGCCATCGCCGCCCTGCCCGAAAAGCAGCGCCTCGCCGTCATCATGCGCCGCCACGAAGAGCGCCCCTATGAGGACATCTGCGCCGCATTAAAGATGTCCCTCCCCGCCGTGAAGAGTCTCCTCTTCCGCGCCCGCACCGAACTCCGCAAACACCTCGCCGCCTACCTCGGCGAGGATGTGAAGTAA
- the msrB gene encoding peptide-methionine (R)-S-oxide reductase MsrB, giving the protein MKLRLALFSALLAAICIVNAEDKPKSDPKAMPKPEVVKSEDDWKKLLTLEQFEVTRGRGTERPFGKIYEEFEKQGEGTYYCVCCGAELFTSKEKFHSGCGWPSFYDSSKAKGVLEKVDISHGMRRVETVCKRCDAHLGHVFEGEGFKTPTDRRFCINGVALKFVAKGGEAPKLLEVASSEVQKKKDEVAKEGGVEPKK; this is encoded by the coding sequence ATGAAACTCCGCCTCGCCCTCTTTTCTGCTCTCCTCGCCGCCATCTGCATCGTAAATGCCGAGGACAAACCCAAATCTGACCCCAAAGCCATGCCCAAGCCTGAAGTCGTGAAGTCTGAAGACGATTGGAAGAAACTGCTCACGCTCGAACAATTCGAAGTGACTCGCGGACGCGGCACCGAGCGTCCCTTCGGCAAGATTTATGAGGAATTTGAGAAGCAGGGAGAAGGCACCTACTACTGCGTGTGCTGCGGCGCCGAGCTCTTTACCTCCAAGGAAAAATTCCACTCCGGCTGCGGCTGGCCGTCCTTCTATGATTCGTCCAAGGCCAAGGGCGTCCTCGAAAAAGTGGACATCAGCCACGGCATGCGCCGCGTCGAGACCGTCTGCAAACGCTGCGATGCCCACCTCGGCCACGTCTTTGAAGGCGAAGGCTTCAAGACCCCCACCGACCGCCGCTTCTGCATCAACGGCGTCGCCCTGAAATTCGTCGCCAAAGGCGGCGAAGCCCCCAAACTCCTCGAAGTCGCCTCATCTGAAGTGCAGAAGAAAAAGGACGAAGTCGCCAAAGAAGGCGGCGTCGAGCCGAAGAAGTAA